One genomic segment of Synechocystis sp. LKSZ1 includes these proteins:
- a CDS encoding glycogen debranching protein, with the protein MATIWVNEQLDPTGIVYACIACLDETAAQDCHQSWLSNLSDEQKQQGWSAQLRTVESWDEVPVNALKLSF; encoded by the coding sequence ATGGCAACCATCTGGGTTAATGAACAACTCGATCCCACGGGCATTGTCTATGCTTGCATTGCCTGTCTAGATGAAACAGCGGCCCAGGATTGTCATCAAAGCTGGTTAAGTAATCTCAGCGATGAGCAAAAACAACAGGGCTGGTCGGCCCAGCTCCGCACCGTCGAGTCCTGGGATGAGGTGCCAGTGAATGCCCTCAAGTTAAGTTTTTAA
- the glgX gene encoding glycogen debranching protein GlgX, producing the protein MPSNPTRPGQTSPLGASVYLDGVNFCLFSKHATGIELLLFDSPNSPEPSQVIALDPKRNRTFFYWHIFVEGLMEGQVYAYRVEGPWEPENGHRFDPTKVLLDPYAKAIVGDEIYDRQAAMVPGDNCAQALRSVVVDTSPYGYNWEGDRPPRTPYAASVIYELHVGGFTKNPNSGLPAEKRGTFAGLIEKIPYLKELGITAVELLPVHYFDPEDAQPGLTNYWGYSTISFFAPHRAYSSRRDPLGPVDEFRDMVKALHEEGIEVILDVVFNHTAEGNEKGPTQSFRGIDNSTYYILDEDKSQYSNYSGCGNSVKANHPVVGGLILDCLRYWVSVMHVDGFRFDLASVLARDVNGNPIHATDMGTVNIIWAIESDPILAGTKLIAEAWDAAGLYSVGKFVELADWFAEWNGPFRDDVRRFVKGDENTVVRLAYRLLGSPDIYHRQDTDINRSINFVTCHDGFTLNDLVSYNLKHNEANGEKNRDGTNDNFSWNCGTEGETDDPKINVLRLRQIKNFLTILFFSQGTPMLLMGDPVRRTQKGNNNAYCQDNELSWFDWQGEENHSDETHFLRGLIQLTQSLQIFQEERVLDILQIEIPRQPIEEPELEQEEEEKILPPVDEVALRARYLEQTSQQTRPYVIWHGVKLLQPDWYHYSHSLALTLHEPRADELLYLMFNAYWEALTFEIPPLPSGLAWHRVVDTYLPTPEDFCELALAPMVMETTYRVQARTSVVLMAKATG; encoded by the coding sequence ATGCCATCTAACCCCACTCGTCCCGGACAAACCTCTCCTCTGGGGGCCAGCGTTTATCTTGATGGTGTTAATTTCTGCCTTTTTTCGAAACATGCTACGGGCATTGAGCTATTACTATTTGATAGTCCCAATAGCCCTGAGCCAAGCCAGGTTATTGCCCTAGATCCGAAGCGGAATCGCACCTTTTTTTACTGGCATATTTTCGTCGAGGGCCTGATGGAGGGCCAGGTTTATGCCTATCGTGTGGAGGGCCCTTGGGAACCGGAGAACGGCCATCGCTTTGACCCGACTAAAGTGTTGCTCGACCCCTACGCCAAGGCGATTGTGGGGGATGAAATATATGACCGCCAAGCGGCTATGGTTCCCGGAGATAATTGCGCCCAGGCCCTCCGCAGTGTGGTGGTGGATACCAGTCCCTACGGCTACAACTGGGAAGGCGACCGGCCCCCCCGCACGCCCTACGCCGCTAGTGTGATCTACGAACTGCACGTCGGCGGCTTTACCAAAAATCCCAATTCTGGCCTGCCGGCAGAAAAACGAGGCACCTTTGCCGGTTTGATTGAAAAAATTCCCTACCTGAAGGAATTGGGCATTACAGCAGTGGAACTGTTGCCGGTGCATTACTTTGACCCGGAGGATGCCCAACCCGGACTGACCAACTACTGGGGCTATAGTACGATCAGCTTTTTCGCACCGCACCGGGCCTATAGTTCTCGACGCGACCCCCTCGGCCCAGTGGATGAATTTCGAGATATGGTCAAGGCCCTGCACGAGGAAGGCATTGAAGTCATTCTAGACGTGGTGTTTAACCACACTGCCGAGGGTAACGAAAAGGGGCCGACCCAGTCCTTTCGGGGTATTGATAACAGTACCTACTACATTTTAGATGAGGACAAATCACAGTACAGTAACTACAGTGGTTGCGGTAATAGCGTCAAGGCCAACCACCCTGTGGTTGGGGGACTGATTCTCGATTGTCTGCGCTACTGGGTGTCGGTGATGCATGTGGACGGGTTTCGCTTTGATCTGGCCTCGGTGCTGGCGCGGGATGTGAATGGCAATCCTATCCATGCCACGGATATGGGCACGGTCAATATTATCTGGGCCATTGAATCCGACCCAATTTTAGCGGGAACCAAGCTCATTGCTGAGGCCTGGGATGCGGCGGGCCTCTATAGTGTCGGCAAATTCGTCGAATTAGCGGATTGGTTTGCGGAGTGGAATGGGCCCTTCCGGGATGATGTGCGGCGCTTTGTCAAGGGCGACGAAAATACCGTGGTCAGACTGGCCTATCGACTCCTAGGTAGTCCCGATATCTACCACCGTCAGGACACCGATATCAACCGCAGTATTAACTTTGTCACTTGCCATGATGGCTTTACTCTTAATGACCTCGTTTCCTATAACCTTAAGCACAACGAGGCCAATGGCGAAAAAAATCGTGACGGCACCAACGACAACTTTAGTTGGAACTGTGGTACTGAGGGCGAAACCGACGACCCGAAAATTAATGTCCTACGCCTACGCCAAATTAAAAACTTCCTGACCATCCTTTTCTTTTCCCAGGGCACCCCCATGCTATTAATGGGTGACCCCGTGCGCCGAACCCAGAAAGGCAACAATAACGCCTACTGCCAGGACAACGAGCTGAGCTGGTTTGATTGGCAAGGGGAGGAAAACCACAGCGATGAAACCCACTTCCTGCGAGGTCTGATTCAATTGACCCAATCCCTCCAGATTTTCCAGGAAGAACGAGTCCTCGATATCCTGCAGATAGAAATTCCCCGTCAACCCATTGAGGAACCGGAACTCGAACAGGAAGAGGAAGAAAAGATCCTGCCGCCCGTGGATGAAGTGGCCCTGCGGGCTCGCTACCTCGAACAGACTAGTCAACAAACCCGGCCCTACGTGATCTGGCATGGGGTCAAACTCCTCCAGCCGGACTGGTACCACTACTCCCACTCCCTGGCCCTAACCCTCCATGAACCCAGGGCCGATGAACTGCTCTACCTGATGTTTAATGCCTACTGGGAGGCCCTGACCTTTGAAATTCCCCCCCTCCCGTCTGGCTTGGCCTGGCATCGGGTTGTCGATACCTATTTGCCCACCCCCGAAGACTTTTGTGAATTGGCCCTGGCCCCTATGGTAATGGAGACGACCTATCGGGTTCAGGCCCGTACTTCCGTGGTTCTGATGGCAAAGGCCACAGGGTAA
- a CDS encoding glutathione S-transferase family protein translates to MLLLQFSTSHYCRKARLALGYKGLAYQVRNLTPGLHALQLRPLTGLTTVPVLLPQIAGQPEFIADSSHIFRYLERYQPDPPLFLSNPEHQHQAELLEDWLDESIGTATRFVYYHFRAGEGKALDPSLPSQIVINIVRAQYGINAASVALAEERLALALRVLAPWQDRPYLCSDQISIADVTAAALLSPLARIPDYRDNYPWLFQRIGEIHQQCREPLPPGLEASKGDL, encoded by the coding sequence ATGTTGTTACTTCAATTTAGCACCTCCCATTATTGCCGTAAAGCGCGCCTTGCCTTAGGTTACAAGGGCCTGGCCTATCAAGTCCGCAATCTAACCCCCGGCCTCCATGCCCTACAACTAAGGCCCTTGACCGGCCTGACCACGGTTCCTGTCCTCTTGCCCCAAATCGCTGGTCAGCCTGAGTTTATTGCCGATTCCAGTCATATTTTTCGTTACCTGGAACGTTATCAACCCGACCCCCCTTTATTTTTGAGTAATCCCGAGCACCAACACCAGGCCGAACTTTTGGAAGATTGGTTAGATGAAAGCATTGGCACGGCTACCCGCTTTGTGTACTATCACTTCCGGGCGGGGGAGGGTAAGGCCCTGGATCCGTCCCTACCTAGTCAGATCGTAATCAATATTGTGCGGGCCCAGTATGGCATCAATGCCGCTTCCGTGGCCCTGGCTGAAGAACGCTTGGCCCTGGCCCTGCGGGTACTGGCCCCCTGGCAAGACCGGCCCTACCTCTGTAGTGACCAGATCAGTATTGCCGATGTGACTGCCGCTGCCCTGCTCAGTCCCCTGGCCCGGATTCCTGACTATCGAGACAACTATCCCTGGTTATTCCAGCGGATTGGAGAGATTCACCAGCAATGCCGGGAACCCCTCCCCCCTGGCCTAGAGGCTAGCAAAGGTGACCTCTAG
- a CDS encoding DUF4114 domain-containing protein produces the protein MAELLASHSGNSPDKAVQGFFSFGAANPNQESHVRRLGQNLWGFEDLPGGGDRDYNDAVLEVTFASL, from the coding sequence GTGGCCGAGCTGCTGGCCAGCCATTCGGGAAATAGCCCCGATAAAGCCGTGCAGGGTTTCTTCTCCTTCGGGGCCGCCAACCCAAACCAAGAGAGTCATGTTCGTCGCTTGGGCCAAAATCTCTGGGGTTTTGAAGATCTTCCGGGAGGGGGCGACCGGGACTACAACGATGCGGTGCTAGAGGTCACCTTTGCTAGCCTCTAG
- a CDS encoding GIY-YIG nuclease family protein, giving the protein MKQLSLFDAPSPYQVPRSAAPTLDPEGLRRWKQRIYDYQQALRSQAVPQQQSLFETGPTSWHQPEQIDPFELSTHSALFWRQAPQATINSQQGCLYFILDRQLPLLLYIGETKLTANQRWRGTHDCKTYLFRYVELHRRYEFPVAVVSAFWHHLPNHKKILQRWERDLILKWRPPFNKECWQWWGQPFGKKA; this is encoded by the coding sequence TTGAAACAGCTTAGCCTTTTTGATGCCCCTTCTCCCTACCAGGTGCCCCGGTCGGCGGCCCCAACCCTCGACCCAGAGGGTCTGAGGCGCTGGAAGCAAAGGATTTACGATTACCAACAGGCCCTGCGTAGTCAAGCCGTACCCCAACAGCAATCCCTTTTTGAGACTGGCCCAACCAGTTGGCACCAGCCGGAGCAGATTGATCCCTTTGAGCTGTCTACTCACTCAGCTCTCTTTTGGCGTCAGGCCCCCCAGGCAACCATCAATTCTCAACAAGGGTGTCTGTATTTCATTCTGGATCGTCAGCTTCCTCTGCTCCTCTACATCGGTGAAACCAAGCTCACGGCTAACCAGCGCTGGCGGGGTACCCACGACTGCAAAACCTATCTATTTCGCTACGTGGAACTGCATCGACGTTATGAGTTTCCTGTTGCCGTTGTTTCGGCTTTTTGGCACCATCTACCCAATCACAAAAAAATTCTCCAACGCTGGGAGCGAGACCTGATTCTCAAGTGGCGGCCGCCCTTCAACAAGGAATGCTGGCAATGGTGGGGCCAACCCTTTGGGAAAAAAGCCTAA
- the glyA gene encoding serine hydroxymethyltransferase, giving the protein MTKTNLEFLADTDPAIAAIIDRELQRQRIHIELIASENFTSAAVMAAQGSVLTNKYAEGLPGKRYYGGCEFIDEAEQLAIDRAKQLFGAAHANVQPHSGAQANFAVFLTLLEPGDTIMGMDLSHGGHLTHGSPVNVSGKWFKVHHYGVSPETEQLDYDQIRELALKVRPKLLICGYSAYPRTIHFDKFRAIADEVGAYLLADIAHIAGLVATGHHPSPLPYCDVVTTTTHKTLRGPRGGLILTQDAELGKKLDKAVFPGTQGGPLEHVIAAKAVAFGEALQPSFKTYSGQVIANAQAMASQLQQRGFKLVSNGTDNHLMLVDLRSIGMTGKVADQLVSQVHITANKNTVPFDPESPFVTSGLRLGSPAMTTRGLGEAEFREIADILADHLLNPDDEANRQDCLERVTRLCQRFPLYPHLRIPVPALV; this is encoded by the coding sequence GTGACTAAAACGAATCTAGAATTTCTCGCCGACACTGACCCGGCCATCGCCGCTATTATCGACCGGGAGTTACAGCGTCAACGTATCCATATCGAATTGATCGCTAGCGAAAACTTTACCTCCGCCGCTGTTATGGCCGCCCAAGGGTCAGTCCTCACCAACAAGTATGCCGAGGGCCTACCGGGAAAACGGTACTACGGAGGCTGTGAATTTATTGATGAAGCGGAACAACTTGCCATCGACCGGGCCAAGCAACTCTTCGGCGCGGCCCATGCCAATGTCCAGCCCCACTCCGGCGCCCAGGCCAATTTTGCCGTCTTCCTGACCCTCCTCGAACCCGGTGACACGATCATGGGCATGGATCTGTCCCACGGTGGCCACCTAACCCATGGCTCCCCGGTAAATGTTTCGGGTAAATGGTTTAAGGTGCATCACTACGGCGTGAGCCCTGAAACGGAACAGCTCGACTATGACCAAATCCGGGAATTGGCCCTCAAAGTCCGTCCCAAACTCCTGATCTGCGGCTATTCAGCCTATCCCCGCACCATCCACTTCGACAAATTCCGGGCCATTGCCGATGAAGTCGGGGCCTATCTATTAGCAGATATTGCCCACATTGCCGGCCTAGTGGCCACAGGGCATCACCCCAGTCCCCTCCCCTACTGTGATGTGGTTACGACGACGACCCACAAAACCTTGCGTGGCCCTCGAGGCGGCTTGATCCTGACCCAGGATGCCGAACTCGGTAAAAAATTAGACAAAGCCGTGTTCCCCGGTACCCAGGGCGGCCCTCTAGAGCACGTCATTGCCGCCAAGGCTGTCGCCTTTGGAGAGGCCCTGCAACCCAGCTTCAAGACCTATTCCGGTCAAGTGATTGCCAACGCCCAGGCCATGGCCAGCCAACTACAACAGCGGGGCTTCAAATTGGTTTCCAACGGCACTGATAATCACCTGATGCTAGTAGATCTGCGTTCCATCGGTATGACAGGTAAGGTGGCGGATCAACTGGTAAGCCAAGTTCACATCACGGCCAATAAAAATACCGTTCCCTTTGACCCCGAATCTCCCTTTGTCACCAGTGGTCTGCGTCTAGGCTCTCCCGCCATGACCACCCGCGGTCTGGGCGAAGCGGAATTCCGGGAAATTGCGGATATTCTGGCCGACCACTTACTTAATCCCGATGATGAGGCCAACCGACAAGATTGCCTCGAACGGGTTACTCGTCTGTGTCAGCGTTTTCCCCTCTATCCCCATTTGCGTATTCCAGTACCAGCCCTCGTCTAA